The genome window GTAATTATCAGTCTCCCCGTTGAGCCAGTTTTCAACCATGCTTGCGACATTGCTTCCGGTATATTTAAGCCATCCACCGGATGAAATGGCGTTGGTTCCGGCAAAGTAAACTTCGCTCCCGGCATCGCCGAAATAATCCAGCGTCGCCACCGCAGCAGGGTCAAAGGGTGGAGCATTGGTCCACACCACGGTAGATTCATCCCAGCCCCCTGTGTTACGATACATGGCGACCGGCGTAAAATTGGTGGAACCCGGCCAGTTGTTCAGCTCTGCATAAAACCGCATTTCAGCCGAATTAACCTGCACGGTATCGCCAGGCTGCAGGACACCGGTAATCGACGACAGATCAAACTTCGCCACGCTGTAGTTCATCCCCCAACTGTCATTCTGATGGCGAATCACCATTCGAATATCGGTTCCATTGTTGACCCCTTGCGATGACCCACTTCCGTTCACCCACGAATCATCAGAAGTCCCGACTTTTGCATACCCATTATCTTCAACAATCGTGTAATTGACAATAATAGCCGGATGAATGGCCGGATTCACATGCTCCTTGGTTTGTGGAGCAAACATCCGATCGGAATCCACCAAATCAGTGGCTTTAATTGATACACCGTAATTTTCAATGGTTCCGTTCAACCATCCCTCAACCAGCTCCGCAACATTTGCATCGGTGTATTCAAGCCACGCTGCGGTATCCACCGTATTCGTTCCGGTAAAATACACCTGATTAACCTCAGGCAGCCCAAAATACTCAAGCGTCTGAACAGCGGAGGAATCCATCGTAGGAGCATTCGTCCACACCACCGTGGATTCATTCCAATCTTCTAAATTTTTAAAAATAGCAATCGGAGAAAAATTGGTCGGCCCCGACCAGTTTATGAAACTTGTGAAGAATCTTATTCTTGCCGAAGTAACCTGAACGGACTGTCCGGGTGCCAACATTGATGTGAGGGA of Tichowtungia aerotolerans contains these proteins:
- a CDS encoding DNRLRE domain-containing protein, translating into MKKYIWITAAICLIAAGVIADQITFSSSDDSWVNGNTSQQGDNYGTVTSIRIRHQNDSWGNNYGVVKFDLSSLTSMLAPGQSVQVTSARIRFFTSFINWSGPTNFSPIAIFKNLEDWNESTVVWTNAPTMDSSAVQTLEYFGLPEVNQVYFTGTNTVDTAAWLEYTDANVAELVEGWLNGTIENYGVSIKATDLVDSDRMFAPQTKEHVNPAIHPAIIVNYTIVEDNGYAKVGTSDDSWVNGSGSSQGVNNGTDIRMVIRHQNDSWGMNYSVAKFDLSSITGVLQPGDTVQVNSAEMRFYAELNNWPGSTNFTPVAMYRNTGGWDESTVVWTNAPPFDPAAVATLDYFGDAGSEVYFAGTNAISSGGWLKYTGSNVASMVENWLNGETDNYGVSLQGTDYLDSQRIFSIASKENETEWLHPEIIINYTVIPDAPPPGSSQIVSANIVSGNVLKLLVDTDSFLLSKQKVVGRASLSEESWVQVGHSDQAVGPFVETNLSHCAVEDGSYTVYVELTNSTGFFGIQ